Proteins from one Streptomyces sp. NBC_00390 genomic window:
- the hpf gene encoding ribosome hibernation-promoting factor, HPF/YfiA family, whose product MDIVVKGRKTEVPERFRKHVAEKLKLDKIQKLDGKVISLDVEVSKEHNPRQADRSDRVEITLHSRGPVIRAEAAAGDPYAALDIATGKLEARLRRQHDKRHTRRGNGRIPAAEVADVVPGVAELNANGRPITEEAADSVPTTRLGSLEVQGEGPLVVREKTHTAAPMSLDQALYEMELVGHDFYLFVDSETKQPSVVYRRHAYDYGVIHLETDPLAGPEAGGGAGGALGG is encoded by the coding sequence GTGGACATCGTCGTCAAGGGCCGCAAGACCGAGGTGCCCGAGCGGTTCCGCAAGCACGTGGCCGAGAAGCTGAAGCTGGACAAGATCCAGAAGCTCGACGGCAAGGTGATCAGCCTCGACGTCGAGGTGTCCAAGGAGCACAACCCGCGGCAGGCCGACCGTTCCGACCGCGTGGAGATCACACTTCACTCGCGTGGCCCGGTGATCCGGGCGGAGGCCGCGGCCGGCGACCCGTACGCAGCGCTTGACATCGCCACCGGCAAGCTGGAGGCGCGGCTGCGCAGGCAGCACGACAAGCGCCACACGCGCCGTGGCAACGGCCGCATCCCGGCCGCGGAAGTGGCCGATGTCGTGCCGGGCGTGGCGGAGTTGAACGCCAATGGACGGCCCATCACCGAAGAGGCGGCGGATTCCGTTCCCACCACCAGGCTGGGCTCGCTCGAAGTGCAGGGCGAAGGGCCGCTGGTGGTACGCGAGAAGACCCATACCGCAGCACCCATGTCGCTCGACCAGGCGCTCTATGAGATGGAGCTGGTCGGGCACGACTTCTATCTGTTCGTCGACTCCGAGACGAAGCAGCCCAGTGTCGTCTACCGACGGCACGCCTATGACTATGGCGTCATCCACCTGGAGACCGATCCGCTGGCCGGTCCCGAGGCGGGCGGCGGCGCCGGAGGTGCACTCGGCGGCTGA
- a CDS encoding LpqB family beta-propeller domain-containing protein codes for MGADPRRNGRVGVLRASALLGCSAVLLAGCASMPDSGDVHAVKASQRADTQVRVYPVPPRKGATPDEIVTGFLEAMTSDDTNFDTARSYLTPAMSKKWKPAASTTVLAAAPDPGAPVAGGRDNPGMSYPLFGQQIATVDAKHAYQPITPAEYRRTIHLSQQSVKDNGKEWRIDSLPAGLLLGASDFERNYASVNKYYFASGRNVMVADPVYIRQRMDPITRMDPVTQAVSALLEGPTNWLKPVVESRFPTGTALNLKDGVRSLSFDDRNGLKVPLNDKASHVGRPQCLRMAAQILFTLKDVTAARVEQVELLRPDGTQLCVLTSGQAEEYAPDHASGRPDNQYFVDSKNRLALLAGGAREVGEPQQVPGPFGDGRLQMSMVAVARDEHTAAAVVKDNSKLFTASIASNSEPGTPLVTSRGATRDNRLSAPSWDGRGDLWVADRNPADPTLWRLGGGEGEPQEVKIVPGLDGARIEALRVSADGVRIALLLTKDGRTTLQIGRVERHGPLTEPEVSVTELRPAAPQMETVTAVSWAGPSRLVVVGKESGGVQQVRYIQTDGSNPPNAILPGLNQVKAVAASDDESRPLVAHSEEDGIVRLPAGANWQTLVEQGSSPVYPG; via the coding sequence GTGGGCGCTGACCCCCGTCGTAACGGCCGCGTGGGCGTGCTGCGGGCATCCGCGCTGCTCGGCTGCAGCGCTGTGCTGCTGGCCGGCTGCGCCTCGATGCCGGACAGCGGTGACGTCCATGCGGTGAAGGCGTCCCAGCGGGCCGACACTCAGGTGCGGGTGTACCCGGTGCCGCCGCGCAAGGGCGCGACGCCCGACGAGATCGTCACGGGCTTCCTCGAGGCGATGACCAGTGACGACACCAACTTCGACACGGCGCGCTCGTATCTGACGCCCGCGATGTCCAAGAAGTGGAAGCCGGCGGCGAGCACCACGGTGCTGGCCGCCGCGCCGGACCCGGGAGCGCCGGTCGCCGGCGGCCGGGACAACCCCGGAATGAGCTACCCGCTGTTCGGTCAGCAGATCGCCACGGTGGACGCCAAGCACGCCTACCAGCCCATCACGCCGGCCGAGTACCGCAGGACCATTCATCTGTCGCAGCAGAGCGTGAAGGACAACGGCAAGGAGTGGCGGATCGACAGCCTGCCGGCCGGGCTGCTGCTCGGTGCGTCGGACTTCGAGCGCAACTACGCCTCGGTCAACAAGTACTACTTCGCGTCCGGGCGCAATGTGATGGTCGCCGACCCTGTCTACATCCGGCAGCGGATGGACCCGATCACCAGGATGGATCCGGTCACCCAGGCGGTCAGCGCGCTGCTGGAGGGCCCGACGAACTGGCTGAAGCCGGTTGTCGAGTCGCGGTTCCCCACCGGTACGGCTCTGAACCTGAAGGACGGCGTCAGATCGCTGTCGTTCGACGACCGCAACGGCCTGAAGGTGCCGCTCAACGACAAGGCGTCCCATGTGGGACGCCCGCAGTGCCTGAGGATGGCGGCGCAGATCCTGTTCACCCTCAAGGACGTCACCGCCGCCCGGGTGGAGCAGGTGGAGCTGCTGCGGCCGGACGGTACACAGCTGTGTGTCCTGACCAGCGGCCAGGCGGAGGAGTACGCGCCGGACCACGCCTCCGGCAGGCCGGACAACCAGTACTTCGTCGACAGCAAGAACCGGCTTGCGCTGCTGGCCGGCGGCGCCCGGGAGGTAGGCGAACCGCAGCAGGTGCCGGGCCCGTTCGGTGACGGCCGGCTGCAGATGAGCATGGTCGCGGTGGCGCGCGACGAACACACCGCGGCGGCGGTGGTCAAGGACAACAGCAAGCTGTTCACGGCATCCATCGCCTCCAACAGCGAGCCGGGCACACCGCTGGTGACCAGCCGCGGCGCCACGCGCGACAACCGGCTCTCCGCGCCCAGCTGGGACGGCCGGGGCGACCTGTGGGTGGCGGACCGCAACCCTGCGGATCCGACGCTGTGGCGGCTGGGGGGCGGCGAGGGCGAGCCCCAGGAGGTCAAGATCGTTCCGGGCCTGGACGGTGCCCGTATCGAGGCGCTGCGCGTTTCGGCGGACGGGGTGCGTATCGCGCTCCTGCTGACGAAGGACGGCAGGACCACGCTGCAGATCGGGCGCGTGGAGCGGCACGGCCCGCTGACCGAGCCTGAGGTGTCGGTGACGGAACTGCGTCCGGCCGCACCGCAGATGGAGACGGTCACGGCCGTGTCGTGGGCCGGTCCCAGCCGGTTGGTGGTGGTCGGCAAGGAGTCCGGTGGCGTGCAGCAGGTGCGCTACATCCAGACCGACGGTTCAAACCCGCCCAATGCGATCCTGCCCGGACTCAACCAGGTCAAGGCGGTTGCCGCCTCCGACGACGAGAGCCGTCCGCTGGTGGCGCACTCGGAGGAGGACGGCATCGTGCGGCTGCCGGCCGGTGCCAACTGGCAGACCCTGGTCGAGCAGGGGTCGTCGCCGGTCTACCCCGGATAG
- a CDS encoding DUF7544 domain-containing protein codes for MNDTPGWASPGSAPSEGHNSSVPRPSEPADESGPASKWSSEQPPPGQWSAPTGPGPHPVPGPPPPGWGGGRPGSGWGMPPAAKPGVIPLRPLGVGEILDGAVSTLRAHWRTVLGVTITVSVITQICSILVERYLLPEPPDVDPDATPSEALEQSLESMQASLIALGPTLLITVIGTLLTTAVLTVVISRSVLGRPVTLSDAWREARPRLPQLLGLTLLVPFMCAGIMFVGVLPGLLIGGAGIALSVAGGIAACGVIVWLWIRFALASPALMLERGGVITSLRRSAKLVQGTWWRIFGILALTVLLTFLVTMIIAIPFTIAGFAADSQSLSDLFSGNNPDFGWPFLIITGIGSVIASSITYPISAGVSVLLYIDQRIRREALDLELARAAGVSGYGSEPPGNHSAGG; via the coding sequence GTGAACGACACTCCGGGCTGGGCCTCGCCCGGATCGGCTCCCTCCGAAGGGCACAACAGCAGCGTGCCCCGGCCGTCCGAGCCCGCCGACGAGAGCGGCCCCGCTTCGAAGTGGTCCAGCGAGCAGCCACCCCCCGGACAGTGGTCCGCACCGACCGGTCCCGGCCCTCACCCGGTCCCGGGACCACCGCCTCCGGGCTGGGGCGGTGGCCGGCCCGGCAGCGGCTGGGGCATGCCGCCGGCCGCCAAGCCCGGTGTCATTCCGCTGCGCCCGCTCGGCGTGGGCGAGATCCTCGACGGCGCCGTGTCCACCCTGCGTGCCCACTGGCGCACCGTCCTCGGCGTGACGATCACCGTCTCCGTCATCACGCAGATCTGCAGCATCCTCGTGGAGCGTTATCTGCTCCCCGAGCCTCCTGATGTCGATCCCGACGCCACCCCCTCGGAAGCGCTGGAGCAGTCGCTCGAATCGATGCAGGCCAGCCTGATCGCGCTGGGCCCGACACTGCTCATCACCGTGATCGGCACGCTTCTCACCACCGCCGTACTCACCGTGGTGATCAGCCGCTCGGTGCTCGGGCGTCCCGTGACACTCTCCGACGCCTGGAGGGAGGCCCGCCCCCGGCTGCCTCAGCTGCTGGGCCTGACCCTGCTGGTGCCCTTCATGTGCGCCGGCATCATGTTCGTCGGCGTCCTCCCTGGCCTGCTCATCGGCGGCGCCGGCATCGCCCTGTCCGTGGCCGGCGGCATCGCCGCATGCGGTGTCATCGTCTGGCTCTGGATCCGGTTCGCCCTCGCCTCCCCCGCGCTCATGCTGGAACGCGGCGGCGTCATCACTTCGCTGCGCCGCTCCGCCAAGCTGGTCCAGGGCACGTGGTGGCGGATCTTCGGAATCCTGGCGCTGACGGTGCTGCTCACCTTCCTGGTGACCATGATCATCGCGATCCCGTTCACCATCGCCGGCTTCGCAGCCGACTCCCAGAGCCTCAGCGACCTCTTCTCGGGGAACAATCCGGACTTCGGCTGGCCGTTCCTGATCATCACCGGCATCGGCTCGGTGATCGCCTCCTCGATCACCTACCCGATCTCGGCGGGTGTGTCGGTCCTCCTCTACATCGACCAGCGCATCCGCCGCGAGGCACTGGACCTCGAACTCGCACGGGCCGCGGGCGTTTCCGGCTACGGCTCCGAGCCGCCGGGCAACCACTCCGCCGGGGGCTGA
- a CDS encoding ComF family protein, whose protein sequence is MRGWWSEITGLVLPVACGGCGVPRTQLCEVCAGALYGGVARRARPVPEPRGLPVVHAAAAYGDAVRAVLLAHKERGALGLAGPLGTALAGAVRAAAPEAGRTGGPLLLVPVPSARRAVRARGHDAALRIARAAAAELRRTGTPATVLPVLRQRRAVADQSGLTARQRVANLAGALGVRAGGERLLAGGRTVLVDDLMTTGASLVEAARALSAAFPHGFPGFAQLSAAVVAVPPLSWEINRN, encoded by the coding sequence ATGCGGGGGTGGTGGAGCGAAATCACCGGTCTGGTCCTGCCCGTCGCCTGTGGCGGGTGCGGTGTGCCTCGTACGCAGCTGTGCGAGGTGTGCGCGGGCGCGTTGTACGGCGGCGTGGCACGGCGTGCCCGGCCGGTGCCGGAGCCCCGGGGGCTGCCCGTGGTGCATGCCGCGGCTGCCTACGGCGACGCGGTACGGGCGGTGCTGCTGGCGCACAAGGAGCGCGGTGCGCTGGGGCTCGCCGGGCCGCTCGGCACGGCGCTGGCGGGTGCGGTGCGGGCCGCTGCGCCTGAGGCCGGTCGTACGGGCGGGCCGCTGCTGCTCGTACCCGTGCCGTCGGCCCGGCGGGCGGTCAGGGCGAGGGGCCATGACGCGGCACTGCGTATCGCGCGTGCGGCGGCGGCGGAGCTGAGGCGTACGGGGACTCCGGCGACGGTCCTTCCGGTGCTGCGGCAGCGGCGCGCGGTGGCCGACCAGTCCGGTCTCACGGCCCGCCAGAGGGTCGCGAATCTGGCAGGGGCCCTGGGCGTACGGGCAGGGGGCGAAAGGCTGCTGGCGGGCGGCCGGACCGTGCTCGTGGACGATCTGATGACGACCGGTGCCTCACTGGTGGAGGCGGCCAGGGCACTGAGTGCCGCATTTCCCCACGGCTTTCCCGGATTCGCACAGCTGAGCGCCGCAGTGGTCGCCGTTCCTCCGCTGTCATGGGAAATAAACCGGAACTGA
- the mtrB gene encoding MtrAB system histidine kinase MtrB, whose product MSIGSGAPKPGEPGVRTERTAGPGRRPSRLGRLLHGGPLLQDGASGGPVPRLLMRWVRRPLLPAVRLWRRNIQLRVVASTLLMSLGVVVLLGFVVIGQVRNGLLDAKSKAAQSQAAGGFAVATDRANAPLGPGGADDGRNTRNSWRQDLVVQLASGGQGAFNVVALSADAEGGGSSRGPRTSGDVDPASIPESLREAVGQGTGTFETYLRIRYTDDVREPEPGLVVGTRLNDIEGNPYELYYVFPLAQEEQSLSLVRGTLATAGLFVVVLLGAIAWLVVRQIVTPVRMAAGIAERLAAGRLQERMKVTGEDDIARLGEAFNKMAQNLQLKIQQLEELSRMQRRFVSDVSHELRTPLTTVRMAADVIHEARRDFDPVTARSAELLGDQLDRFESLLSDLLEISRFDAGAAALEAEPIDLREVVRRVIGGAEPLAERKGSRIRVVGDEQPVVAEADARRVERVLRNLVVNAVEHGDGKDVVVRLAAAGGAVAIAVRDYGVGLKPGEATRVFNRFWRADPARARTTGGTGLGLSIAVEDARLHGGWLQAWGEPGGGSQFRLTLPRTADEPLRGSPIPLEPEDSRQNRERSESSAGPKSSGHRLASLPSQPGPELAPLGAPPRRAPHGVDPAALPGSGARVVARPAAERGEAAATQVSSDREDTTRGR is encoded by the coding sequence ATGTCCATAGGCAGTGGTGCTCCGAAGCCCGGGGAGCCGGGAGTCCGTACGGAGCGGACTGCCGGACCGGGGCGCAGGCCCTCGCGACTCGGCCGTCTGCTCCATGGCGGCCCGCTTCTCCAGGACGGCGCGTCCGGCGGGCCGGTGCCCCGGCTTCTCATGCGCTGGGTGCGCCGCCCGTTGCTGCCCGCTGTTCGCCTGTGGCGGCGGAACATCCAGCTCAGGGTGGTCGCGAGCACGCTGCTGATGTCACTCGGTGTCGTGGTGCTGTTGGGCTTCGTGGTCATCGGGCAGGTGCGCAACGGCCTTCTCGACGCCAAGAGCAAGGCCGCGCAGAGCCAGGCGGCCGGCGGTTTCGCGGTGGCCACGGACAGGGCCAATGCCCCCTTGGGGCCCGGCGGCGCCGACGACGGCAGGAATACGCGCAACTCGTGGCGCCAGGACCTGGTGGTGCAGCTGGCCAGCGGTGGCCAGGGCGCGTTCAACGTGGTGGCGCTCAGCGCCGACGCCGAGGGCGGCGGCTCGAGCCGTGGACCTCGGACCTCGGGAGACGTGGACCCCGCCAGCATCCCCGAGAGCCTGCGGGAAGCAGTGGGGCAGGGGACGGGGACGTTCGAGACCTATTTGCGCATCCGGTACACCGATGATGTGCGTGAGCCCGAGCCCGGGCTGGTCGTCGGCACCCGGCTGAACGACATCGAGGGCAATCCGTACGAGCTGTACTACGTCTTCCCGCTGGCGCAGGAGGAGCAGTCCCTCAGTCTGGTCAGAGGCACGCTGGCAACGGCCGGCCTGTTCGTCGTGGTCCTGCTGGGTGCCATCGCCTGGCTTGTCGTGCGCCAGATCGTCACTCCTGTGCGGATGGCCGCGGGGATCGCCGAGCGGCTCGCCGCGGGCCGCCTGCAGGAGCGCATGAAGGTCACCGGCGAGGACGACATCGCCCGGCTGGGCGAAGCATTCAACAAAATGGCCCAGAACCTGCAGCTGAAGATCCAGCAGCTGGAGGAGCTCTCCAGGATGCAGCGGCGCTTCGTCTCCGACGTCTCGCACGAACTGCGCACACCGCTGACGACCGTGCGGATGGCCGCAGATGTCATCCATGAGGCGCGCAGAGACTTCGACCCGGTGACCGCGCGCTCCGCCGAGCTGCTCGGCGACCAGCTCGACCGCTTCGAGTCGCTGCTGTCCGACCTGCTGGAGATCAGCCGGTTCGACGCGGGAGCAGCCGCGCTGGAGGCCGAGCCGATAGACCTGCGCGAGGTCGTACGGCGGGTGATCGGCGGGGCCGAGCCACTGGCCGAGCGCAAGGGCTCCCGGATACGGGTGGTCGGCGACGAGCAGCCGGTGGTGGCGGAGGCCGATGCCCGGCGCGTGGAGCGTGTACTGCGCAATCTGGTGGTCAATGCCGTGGAGCACGGGGACGGCAAGGACGTGGTGGTCCGCCTGGCGGCAGCCGGCGGGGCCGTCGCGATCGCCGTGCGGGACTACGGTGTGGGACTCAAGCCGGGCGAGGCGACCCGGGTGTTCAACCGCTTCTGGCGGGCGGATCCGGCACGGGCCCGTACCACCGGCGGCACCGGCCTCGGCCTGTCCATCGCCGTCGAGGACGCCCGGCTGCACGGCGGCTGGCTGCAGGCGTGGGGCGAGCCGGGCGGCGGTTCGCAGTTCCGCCTGACCCTGCCCCGCACGGCGGACGAGCCGCTGCGCGGGTCACCGATACCGCTCGAGCCCGAGGACTCGAGGCAGAACCGGGAGCGGTCGGAGTCATCTGCGGGCCCTAAGTCCAGCGGGCACCGGCTGGCCTCCCTGCCGTCTCAGCCGGGCCCGGAGCTCGCTCCGCTGGGTGCCCCCCCGCGTAGGGCGCCGCATGGTGTGGACCCCGCGGCTCTGCCGGGCAGCGGCGCCCGTGTGGTGGCCAGGCCCGCGGCGGAGCGGGGCGAGGCCGCAGCGACACAGGTTTCTTCGGACCGGGAGGACACGACTCGTGGGCGCTGA
- the mtnA gene encoding S-methyl-5-thioribose-1-phosphate isomerase, which yields MDDQYAQSPAAGEQSMLPTLRWDEPPEGPVLVLLDQTRLPAEEVELPCTDVPALVLAIQTLAVRGAPVLGIAGAYGVALAAARGFDVEEAAVLLEHARPTAVNLGYGVRRAVAAYRTALAKGADVEEAARSVLAAAKALHRADAEASRRMAGHGLALLEELMPGGGHRILTHCNTGALVSGGEGTAFAVALASHRAGRLRRLWVDETRPLLQGARLTTYEAARNGMSYTLLTDSAAGSLFSAGQVDAVLIGADRIAADGSVANKVGSYPLAVLAKYHHVPFIVVAPTTTVDPGTSDGASIEVEQRAGHEVTEIGVPRFDAAGMGGGGGLSTAPLGTQAYNPAFDVTPPDLVTAIVTEEGVLSPVTRGGIAELCVRSRQVTIR from the coding sequence ATGGACGATCAGTACGCACAAAGCCCGGCTGCGGGCGAGCAGTCGATGCTGCCGACGCTGCGCTGGGACGAGCCGCCCGAAGGCCCCGTACTGGTGCTTCTCGACCAGACCCGGCTGCCTGCCGAGGAGGTCGAGCTGCCGTGCACCGATGTTCCTGCGCTGGTACTGGCCATCCAGACACTCGCGGTACGCGGCGCGCCGGTGCTGGGCATCGCCGGTGCCTACGGTGTGGCGCTGGCCGCCGCGCGGGGCTTCGACGTCGAGGAGGCGGCGGTCCTGCTGGAGCACGCGCGGCCCACCGCGGTGAATCTGGGCTACGGGGTGCGGCGAGCGGTCGCCGCGTACCGGACGGCGCTGGCGAAGGGGGCGGACGTCGAGGAAGCGGCGCGTTCGGTACTCGCGGCGGCCAAGGCGCTGCACCGGGCTGACGCCGAGGCCAGTCGGCGGATGGCCGGGCACGGGCTGGCGCTCCTGGAGGAGCTGATGCCCGGCGGCGGGCACCGGATCCTGACGCACTGCAACACCGGGGCGCTGGTGTCGGGCGGGGAGGGCACGGCGTTCGCCGTCGCGCTCGCCTCGCACCGGGCCGGTCGGCTGCGGCGGCTGTGGGTGGACGAGACGCGTCCCCTGCTGCAAGGGGCGCGCCTGACCACGTACGAGGCGGCGCGCAACGGGATGTCGTACACACTGCTCACGGACAGTGCCGCGGGGTCGCTGTTCTCGGCCGGTCAGGTGGATGCCGTGCTGATCGGCGCCGATCGGATCGCGGCGGACGGCTCGGTGGCCAACAAGGTGGGCAGCTACCCTCTGGCCGTGTTGGCGAAGTACCACCATGTGCCGTTCATCGTGGTCGCGCCAACGACAACGGTGGATCCGGGTACCTCGGACGGGGCGTCGATCGAGGTGGAACAGCGGGCCGGGCACGAAGTGACGGAGATCGGGGTGCCGCGGTTCGACGCGGCCGGGATGGGCGGCGGTGGAGGGCTGTCGACGGCACCTCTGGGGACCCAGGCGTACAATCCCGCCTTCGACGTCACTCCGCCCGATCTGGTGACGGCGATCGTCACCGAGGAAGGTGTGTTGTCCCCGGTCACGAGGGGCGGAATTGCAGAGCTGTGTGTCAGGTCACGACAGGTAACGATTAGATAA
- the mtrA gene encoding two-component system response regulator MtrA, translating to MMSTMKGRVLVVDDDTALAEMLGIVLRGEGFEPSFVADGDKALAAFREAKPDLVLLDLMLPGRDGIEVCRLIRAESGVPIVMLTAKSDTVDVVVGLESGADDYIVKPFKPKELVARIRARLRRSEEPAPEQLAIGDLVIDVAGHSVKRDGQSIALTPLEFDLLVALARKPWQVFTREVLLEQVWGYRHAADTRLVNVHVQRLRSKVEKDPERPEIVVTVRGVGYKAGPS from the coding sequence ATGATGTCGACTATGAAGGGACGAGTCCTTGTCGTCGACGACGACACCGCACTGGCCGAGATGCTCGGGATTGTGCTGCGTGGTGAGGGTTTCGAGCCGTCGTTCGTAGCGGACGGCGACAAGGCGCTTGCCGCCTTCCGGGAGGCCAAGCCGGATCTGGTGCTGCTGGACCTGATGCTGCCCGGACGGGACGGCATCGAGGTGTGCCGGCTGATCCGGGCCGAGTCCGGGGTGCCCATCGTGATGCTCACCGCCAAGAGCGACACCGTCGATGTGGTGGTCGGGCTGGAGTCCGGCGCCGATGACTACATCGTCAAGCCGTTCAAGCCGAAGGAGCTGGTGGCCCGTATCCGGGCGCGGCTGCGGAGGTCGGAGGAGCCCGCGCCGGAGCAGCTGGCGATCGGTGATCTGGTCATCGATGTCGCTGGTCACTCCGTGAAGCGGGACGGGCAGTCGATAGCCCTGACCCCGCTCGAGTTCGACCTGCTGGTCGCGCTGGCGCGCAAGCCGTGGCAGGTGTTCACCCGTGAGGTGCTCCTCGAGCAGGTTTGGGGCTACCGGCACGCGGCGGACACGCGGCTGGTCAACGTCCATGTGCAGCGGCTGCGCTCCAAGGTCGAGAAGGACCCGGAGCGGCCGGAGATCGTGGTGACCGTGCGCGGTGTCGGCTACAAGGCCGGGCCGAGCTGA
- a CDS encoding DUF4350 domain-containing protein has protein sequence MTEVATGSTSLSPGNRQVWVRVRGPLLALALLVAAGIAIAALYSGDQHGRLDPRSADPYGSRAVAELLKDRGVSTHVVTTLDEAANAVGPDTTLLVATPDLLTTGQQEVLHTAADASGGRMVLVAAGPASADTLAPGVFTDAPTKVSTLDPRCSYPAADRAGSAELGGERYDTDAPGADSCYPSGGLPTLVRLDAADGGDTVLLGSPNILFNERLDKHGNASLALQLLGSRPELVWYLPSLSDASATQEDGTGTGTESGNEGDEDASSTFLDLIPSGWLWGTLQLAVAAALAAIWRARRLGPLVTERLPVAVRASESTEGRARLYRNANARDRAAASLRSATRTRLAPILGVHLVDAHSPETLLPAVSTHLPTGERDIHALLFGPAPADDTALIQLADQLDALEREVRTS, from the coding sequence ATGACCGAGGTTGCCACCGGCTCCACCTCCCTTTCGCCCGGCAACCGCCAGGTATGGGTCCGCGTCCGTGGCCCGCTGCTCGCACTCGCGCTGCTTGTCGCTGCCGGGATCGCGATCGCGGCCCTGTACTCCGGCGACCAGCACGGCCGCCTCGATCCCCGCTCCGCCGACCCCTACGGCAGCCGCGCCGTCGCCGAACTTCTCAAGGACCGCGGTGTCTCCACCCATGTGGTCACCACACTCGACGAGGCGGCGAACGCCGTCGGGCCCGACACCACCCTTCTCGTAGCCACACCCGATCTCTTGACGACGGGTCAACAGGAGGTGCTGCACACGGCAGCGGACGCGTCCGGCGGACGAATGGTCCTGGTGGCCGCCGGCCCGGCGTCTGCCGACACCCTGGCTCCCGGCGTGTTCACCGACGCCCCGACCAAGGTGTCGACCCTCGACCCTCGATGCAGCTACCCGGCCGCCGACCGTGCGGGCAGTGCCGAACTCGGCGGTGAGCGCTACGACACCGATGCGCCCGGCGCCGACAGCTGCTACCCGAGCGGCGGACTGCCCACCCTGGTCCGGTTGGACGCCGCCGACGGTGGCGACACCGTGCTGCTCGGCTCCCCGAACATCCTCTTCAACGAACGTCTGGACAAGCACGGCAACGCCTCCCTGGCTCTGCAACTCCTCGGTTCCCGCCCTGAACTGGTCTGGTATCTCCCTTCACTCAGCGATGCCTCAGCCACCCAGGAGGACGGCACCGGAACCGGAACCGAAAGCGGCAACGAGGGTGACGAGGACGCCAGCAGCACGTTCCTCGATCTGATCCCGTCCGGCTGGCTCTGGGGCACACTCCAACTCGCTGTCGCCGCCGCCCTCGCCGCCATCTGGCGCGCCCGCCGACTCGGCCCGCTGGTCACGGAACGGCTCCCGGTCGCCGTCCGCGCCTCGGAATCCACCGAGGGCCGCGCCCGCCTCTATCGCAATGCGAACGCCCGCGACCGCGCGGCCGCCTCCCTGCGCTCCGCCACCCGCACCCGGTTGGCCCCGATCCTCGGCGTCCACCTCGTCGACGCCCACTCCCCCGAAACCCTGCTGCCCGCGGTCTCGACCCATCTCCCCACCGGAGAACGGGACATCCATGCCCTTCTCTTCGGCCCGGCTCCGGCCGATGACACCGCCCTCATCCAACTGGCTGACCAACTCGACGCCCTCGAAAGAGAGGTACGCACTTCATGA
- a CDS encoding DUF4129 domain-containing protein — MHFAGGATAAHLLTRASDDVPVDTPRLPAREAAERELSKPMYHENDPNLLERGLDRFWEWVGGLFSSASGVAPGGLLGLVVIILVVIGLVAALWWRLGTPQRTPGSSDALFEDSPRSADQHRAAAEAHAAAGRWNQAVQERMRGLVRSLEERTLLDPRPGRTADEAAAEAGRALPAHATGLRAGAREFDDVTYGGRTSYRRAYEALRDLDLELEHAKPQLSDAAQGAAE, encoded by the coding sequence ATGCACTTCGCGGGGGGCGCAACGGCAGCACACCTGCTGACCCGAGCAAGCGACGACGTACCGGTGGACACTCCTCGACTCCCCGCCCGCGAGGCGGCGGAGCGGGAGTTGTCCAAGCCGATGTACCACGAGAACGACCCGAACCTCCTTGAGCGCGGCCTCGACCGCTTCTGGGAGTGGGTCGGCGGGCTTTTCTCCTCCGCCTCAGGTGTCGCTCCCGGGGGACTGCTCGGGCTGGTTGTCATCATCCTCGTCGTCATCGGCCTGGTCGCCGCCCTCTGGTGGCGACTGGGCACCCCCCAACGCACTCCTGGCTCCTCGGACGCCTTGTTCGAGGACAGCCCGCGCAGCGCCGACCAGCACCGCGCCGCCGCAGAGGCCCATGCCGCCGCGGGTCGCTGGAACCAAGCCGTCCAGGAACGCATGCGCGGCCTGGTCCGCTCGCTCGAGGAGCGCACCCTGCTCGACCCACGCCCTGGTCGCACCGCCGACGAGGCCGCCGCCGAAGCCGGCCGTGCCCTCCCCGCCCATGCGACCGGACTGCGTGCAGGCGCCCGGGAGTTCGACGACGTCACGTACGGTGGCCGCACCAGCTACCGGCGCGCGTACGAAGCCCTGCGGGATCTGGACCTCGAACTGGAGCACGCCAAGCCCCAGCTGAGCGACGCGGCCCAAGGAGCAGCCGAATGA